In a genomic window of Arachnia rubra:
- the ettA gene encoding energy-dependent translational throttle protein EttA, whose protein sequence is MAEFIYTMQKVRKTAGDKLILDDVTLAFFPGAKIGVVGPNGAGKSTLLKVMAGLEQPNNGDANLAKGATVGILLQEPPLTEGKTVQENVEEAVADIKAKMRRFDEIGMEMAEPDADFDKLMAEMGDLQTELDAHNAWDIDARLEQAMDALQCPPPDTVVDVLSGGERRRVALCKLLLQQPDLLLLDEPTNHLDAESVNWLEGHLKSYPGAVLAVTHDRYFLDNVAEWICEVDRGKLHPYEGNYSTYLETKRQRLQIEGKKDAKRAKILEKELEWVRSSPKARQAKNKARLQRYEELAAEAERFRKIDTAEINIPPGPRLGSVVLEVSNLTKGFGDRVLIKDLSFSLPRAGIVGIIGPNGVGKTTLFKTITGQEEPDSGSVKVGDTVSFSYVDQNRAGLNAEENVWQVVSDGLDHIKVANFEMPSRAYVASFGFKGPDQQKKAGVLSGGERNRLNLALTLKQGGNVLLLDEPTNDLDVETLSSLEDALLEFPGCAVVISHDRWFLDRVATHMLAWEGEDEDGTPRWFWFEGNFADYETNKIERLGAEAARPHASKHRRLTR, encoded by the coding sequence ATGGCAGAGTTCATCTACACGATGCAGAAGGTCCGCAAGACCGCGGGCGACAAACTGATCCTCGACGACGTCACACTGGCGTTCTTCCCTGGAGCGAAGATCGGTGTCGTGGGTCCCAACGGCGCGGGGAAGTCGACGCTGCTGAAGGTGATGGCTGGCCTGGAGCAGCCGAACAACGGGGACGCGAATCTTGCGAAAGGCGCCACCGTCGGCATCCTCCTGCAGGAACCACCCCTGACCGAGGGGAAGACCGTGCAGGAGAACGTCGAGGAGGCCGTCGCTGACATCAAGGCGAAGATGAGGCGCTTCGATGAGATCGGCATGGAGATGGCGGAGCCCGACGCCGACTTCGACAAGCTGATGGCTGAGATGGGGGACCTCCAGACGGAACTCGACGCCCACAATGCCTGGGATATCGATGCCCGCCTGGAACAGGCCATGGATGCTCTCCAATGCCCGCCGCCGGACACCGTCGTCGATGTCCTCTCCGGAGGTGAGCGGCGGCGTGTGGCGCTGTGTAAGCTACTGCTTCAGCAACCTGACTTACTACTTCTCGACGAGCCCACCAACCACCTCGACGCCGAATCCGTGAACTGGCTGGAAGGGCATCTCAAGTCATACCCCGGCGCCGTGCTCGCCGTCACCCACGACCGCTACTTCCTCGACAACGTCGCGGAGTGGATTTGCGAGGTCGATCGTGGCAAGCTCCACCCCTACGAGGGCAACTACTCCACCTATCTGGAGACCAAGCGGCAGCGTCTCCAGATCGAGGGAAAGAAGGACGCCAAACGCGCCAAGATCCTGGAGAAGGAGCTTGAGTGGGTGCGTTCCTCCCCGAAGGCCCGCCAGGCCAAGAACAAAGCCCGCCTGCAACGCTACGAGGAGCTGGCCGCCGAGGCGGAGCGGTTCCGCAAGATCGATACCGCCGAGATCAACATCCCGCCCGGCCCGCGGCTGGGGTCCGTCGTGCTGGAGGTCAGTAACCTCACTAAGGGTTTCGGTGACCGGGTGTTGATCAAGGATCTGTCATTCTCGCTCCCGCGGGCTGGGATCGTCGGCATCATCGGTCCCAACGGGGTCGGTAAAACCACTTTGTTCAAGACCATCACCGGCCAGGAGGAACCCGATTCCGGGTCCGTCAAGGTTGGCGATACGGTGTCGTTCAGCTACGTCGACCAGAACCGTGCCGGCCTGAACGCCGAGGAGAACGTCTGGCAGGTGGTCTCCGATGGCCTGGACCACATCAAGGTCGCAAACTTCGAGATGCCGTCGCGTGCTTACGTCGCCAGTTTCGGATTCAAGGGTCCCGATCAGCAGAAGAAGGCCGGGGTGCTCTCCGGCGGTGAGCGCAACCGTCTCAACCTGGCCTTGACCCTCAAGCAGGGCGGCAATGTGCTGCTCCTCGACGAGCCCACCAACGACCTCGACGTGGAGACCCTCTCCAGTCTGGAGGACGCGCTGCTGGAGTTCCCTGGCTGCGCTGTCGTGATCTCCCACGACCGCTGGTTCCTGGACCGTGTCGCCACCCACATGCTCGCCTGGGAGGGTGAGGACGAGGACGGCACCCCCCGCTGGTTCTGGTTTGAGGGTAACTTCGCGGACTACGAGACCAACAAGATTGAGCGCCTGGGTGCAGAGGCAGCCCGTCCTCATGCCTCCAAGCACCGCCGGCTGACCCGCTGA
- a CDS encoding GTPase, whose translation MRSRLDRLTELIDVTEGRVPEELIARAAGVLERADQRLQWGEQTVVALAGSTGSGKSSLTNSLTGSDVAVAGVLRPTTAETLAVSFGVTNVQLLDWLQVSRRHEVPGSAGFEGLVLLDLPDHDSMAASHRAEVDRLMPLVDQFVWVLDPQKYADAAVHRGYLTPLSAHREVVAVVLNQVDRLRMEDLDDCVGHLDQLLSADGLPGVPLFATSTATGLGLEALRKHLAGVVAAKSAARTRLSVDLTQLAGDFDAASHAGPEKLSEEDIAVLEAGLAEAAGVPRMIEVVAEGIRRRGVLATGWPMTRWVHRLRPDPLRRLRPGSWSPADGAVDATEISPAPDYGPVALAQLRITLRQLSDSAGQGLGTGWQGAVASACRRDLEQLPALLAEAVSATDLEISRIPVWWRVVQVLQWFLMVMVALGLGWLIFDVVLAWFGLHPAPGGVGTLSLPALLSLGGVAGGLLLSALSRGLVAAGERATMRRAAHRLHSAVAEVGREHVVVPLTAELGRLAEARRLVRGLQK comes from the coding sequence ATGCGTTCCAGGTTGGATCGTCTGACTGAGCTGATTGACGTAACTGAGGGACGTGTGCCCGAGGAACTGATAGCCAGGGCAGCCGGGGTCCTGGAACGTGCCGATCAGCGACTCCAATGGGGCGAGCAGACCGTGGTGGCGCTTGCGGGGTCGACGGGCTCCGGCAAGTCATCGCTGACCAATTCACTCACCGGCTCGGACGTTGCGGTGGCAGGTGTGCTGCGCCCCACCACGGCTGAGACCCTGGCCGTCAGCTTTGGAGTCACCAACGTCCAGCTCCTGGACTGGCTCCAGGTGAGTCGTCGCCATGAGGTCCCCGGCTCCGCAGGTTTTGAGGGACTGGTGTTGCTGGATCTGCCTGATCATGACTCTATGGCGGCCTCCCATCGGGCTGAAGTAGACCGGCTCATGCCGCTTGTCGACCAGTTCGTGTGGGTGCTAGACCCGCAGAAATACGCTGATGCCGCGGTGCATCGCGGATATCTCACACCACTGTCTGCACACCGCGAGGTGGTGGCAGTGGTCCTCAATCAGGTGGACAGACTGCGCATGGAGGACCTCGACGACTGCGTGGGCCATCTGGACCAGCTGCTGAGTGCCGATGGGCTCCCAGGAGTGCCCTTGTTCGCCACCAGCACCGCGACTGGGCTGGGCCTGGAAGCTTTGCGAAAGCATCTTGCCGGAGTCGTGGCCGCGAAGAGCGCTGCCAGGACCCGGCTGTCGGTGGACTTGACTCAACTGGCGGGTGATTTCGACGCCGCATCTCACGCTGGGCCGGAGAAGCTCAGCGAGGAGGACATCGCGGTTCTGGAGGCTGGGCTTGCCGAGGCCGCCGGGGTACCCCGGATGATTGAGGTCGTGGCGGAGGGGATCCGGCGGCGTGGGGTACTCGCCACCGGGTGGCCCATGACCAGGTGGGTGCACCGCCTGCGGCCCGATCCGCTGAGGAGGCTCCGGCCTGGATCTTGGAGCCCAGCCGATGGGGCCGTGGACGCAACAGAGATTAGCCCTGCACCGGATTATGGACCGGTGGCCCTGGCGCAGCTTCGTATCACCTTGCGCCAGTTGTCCGATTCGGCCGGGCAAGGGCTGGGGACTGGGTGGCAGGGGGCCGTCGCGTCTGCCTGTCGCCGGGATCTTGAGCAGCTGCCTGCCCTGCTTGCCGAAGCGGTCTCGGCAACAGACTTGGAGATCTCCCGGATACCGGTATGGTGGCGGGTGGTGCAGGTGCTTCAGTGGTTCCTGATGGTCATGGTGGCGCTGGGGCTCGGATGGTTGATCTTCGATGTGGTTCTGGCCTGGTTTGGCCTGCATCCAGCCCCCGGGGGAGTGGGGACTCTCTCCCTGCCGGCACTGCTCAGCCTGGGCGGGGTAGCAGGTGGTCTGCTGCTCTCGGCCCTGTCAAGAGGGCTTGTCGCCGCCGGGGAACGCGCCACGATGCGTAGGGCAGCGCACAGACTCCACAGCGCCGTCGCAGAAGTGGGGCGGGAGCATGTCGTGGTTCCGCTGACGGCTGAACTCGGACGTCTCGCCGAGGCTCGCCGCCTCGTGCGGGGCCTTCAGAAGTAG
- the orn gene encoding oligoribonuclease encodes MSDELVWIDCEMTGLDLEHDALIEVAVLVTDKDLNVLGEGVDVLIKPSSKQLASMSDFVREMHTRSGLLDALGDGTTMEEATSTALGYIREFVPTARKAPLAGNTIGTDRAFLARDMPELEAYVHYRNVDVSSLKELARRWFPRVLYQAPEKQGNHRALADIQESIEELRYYRDALFVADPGPSTKEARQIAARHQGSLTGLTSPRPAV; translated from the coding sequence GTGAGTGATGAACTGGTGTGGATCGACTGCGAGATGACCGGGCTCGATTTGGAGCACGACGCACTGATAGAAGTCGCGGTACTCGTCACGGACAAGGACCTGAACGTGCTGGGTGAGGGCGTTGACGTGCTGATCAAGCCGTCCAGCAAGCAGCTGGCCAGCATGAGTGACTTCGTGCGCGAGATGCACACCAGGTCGGGGCTCCTCGACGCTTTGGGGGATGGCACCACGATGGAGGAGGCAACCAGCACAGCCCTCGGCTACATCCGTGAATTCGTGCCCACCGCCCGCAAGGCTCCCCTCGCTGGCAACACCATTGGCACCGACCGCGCGTTCCTGGCCCGTGACATGCCGGAGCTGGAAGCCTACGTCCACTACCGCAACGTCGATGTCTCCTCACTGAAGGAGCTGGCACGGCGCTGGTTCCCCCGGGTGCTTTACCAGGCACCCGAAAAGCAGGGGAACCACCGTGCTCTGGCTGACATCCAGGAGTCGATCGAGGAGCTGCGCTACTACCGTGATGCCCTATTCGTGGCTGACCCTGGTCCCTCCACGAAGGAAGCCAGGCAGATCGCCGCCCGTCATCAGGGTAGCCTCACCGGCCTGACGTCCCCTCGACCTGCTGTTTGA
- a CDS encoding GTPase family protein: MKNPLVDALTGLFLVLPNIRFPVPLDGSDALSARARSVTRQVEDYLLPRARRLDAPLLAVVGGSTGAGKSTIVNSLLGQTVTQAGVRRPTTTAPTLICNQADRGWFRSGAVLPELVRTDHEAEGSRALRIVTTDLLPAGLALLDAPDIDSIDDDNRLLSRQLLAAADLWLFVTTATRYADAVAWELLDAAAARDAVVALVLNRCPPAAEPDLRTHLRQLLSARGIQPHGLFSVAEQDEQGEKNAGVLRSELVSDLRVWLGRLAVSRQERHAVAVQTLAGTVRGLDAELNCLVDGTRKQLAAVTQLRDFAEVEFRLSMEEISRAIADGSMLRGEVLSRWQDMVGTGDLMRGIEERIAAARDRLTEWFTGRKRVEPVEVAISEGLVALIVEHGTAACQRAAGRWSLTPWGQALVKGDRDPLGRPDPSFAVEAERLVQAWQGDIFTLVEQEGRHRRRAARFLALGTNAIGVSLVITVFATTGGLTTAEVGIAGGSSVLAQRFLEGIFGDDAVRRLAARARAELEKRISALLASQFARFDARLDQLGVEASLPERLLQAAGELRSASTQAFEALTRPEGY; encoded by the coding sequence ATGAAAAATCCCCTGGTTGATGCCCTGACCGGGCTGTTCCTGGTCCTGCCGAACATTAGGTTCCCCGTACCCCTGGACGGTAGCGATGCTCTGTCCGCAAGAGCCCGATCGGTCACCCGGCAGGTTGAGGACTACCTCCTGCCGAGGGCTCGACGGCTTGATGCGCCTCTGCTTGCCGTGGTTGGAGGATCGACCGGGGCGGGTAAATCCACGATCGTGAATTCCCTGCTCGGACAGACGGTGACCCAGGCCGGGGTGCGCCGTCCCACTACGACAGCCCCCACGCTGATCTGCAACCAGGCGGACCGAGGCTGGTTCCGTTCGGGAGCTGTGCTTCCTGAACTGGTCCGGACCGATCATGAGGCGGAGGGGTCGCGGGCCCTGCGCATCGTGACCACCGATCTGCTGCCGGCAGGGCTGGCTCTGCTGGATGCCCCTGATATCGATTCGATCGATGATGACAACCGGCTGCTTTCCCGGCAACTGCTGGCAGCCGCTGACCTGTGGCTGTTCGTCACCACCGCCACCCGCTATGCGGACGCGGTCGCCTGGGAGCTGCTAGATGCCGCCGCTGCCCGTGACGCTGTCGTGGCTCTGGTCCTCAACCGGTGCCCTCCCGCGGCTGAACCGGATTTGCGGACCCATCTCAGACAGCTGCTGTCGGCACGCGGGATCCAACCCCACGGTTTGTTCAGCGTTGCCGAGCAGGATGAGCAGGGCGAGAAGAACGCGGGAGTTCTGCGCTCCGAGCTGGTCTCGGATCTGCGTGTGTGGCTTGGCAGGCTTGCCGTGAGCCGGCAGGAACGTCATGCCGTTGCTGTCCAGACGCTGGCAGGGACAGTGAGGGGACTGGATGCGGAGCTGAACTGCCTGGTCGACGGGACCCGGAAACAGCTGGCGGCCGTGACTCAGCTACGTGACTTCGCTGAAGTCGAATTCCGCTTGTCGATGGAGGAGATAAGCCGTGCCATCGCAGATGGCTCCATGCTGCGGGGAGAGGTGCTCAGCCGATGGCAGGACATGGTCGGCACAGGGGACCTGATGCGGGGCATTGAGGAGAGGATCGCTGCTGCTCGTGACCGCCTCACCGAATGGTTCACCGGTAGGAAACGTGTGGAGCCTGTGGAAGTTGCTATTTCGGAAGGACTCGTGGCTCTGATAGTCGAGCATGGCACCGCTGCTTGCCAGCGGGCAGCTGGACGCTGGTCGCTGACCCCCTGGGGCCAGGCGCTGGTGAAGGGCGACCGTGATCCGCTCGGTAGGCCGGATCCTTCATTCGCTGTGGAGGCGGAGCGACTCGTACAGGCCTGGCAGGGGGACATCTTCACTCTCGTCGAGCAGGAGGGGCGGCATAGGCGTCGCGCCGCCCGGTTCCTGGCGCTCGGCACCAATGCGATCGGCGTCTCCCTGGTGATCACAGTGTTCGCCACCACGGGAGGACTCACCACTGCTGAGGTAGGCATCGCAGGGGGATCCTCTGTCCTTGCCCAGAGATTCCTAGAGGGCATCTTCGGCGATGATGCCGTAAGGCGCCTGGCCGCCCGTGCGAGGGCGGAACTGGAGAAACGGATCTCGGCCCTCCTCGCGTCCCAGTTCGCCCGCTTTGATGCCCGGCTGGACCAGCTAGGAGTTGAGGCCAGCCTCCCAGAGCGCCTGCTCCAGGCGGCCGGCGAATTGAGGTCAGCCAGCACGCAGGCCTTTGAAGCCCTGACCAGGCCGGAGGGCTACTGA
- a CDS encoding helix-turn-helix domain-containing protein — MILRTRTPSPVGDSDSGIQFPASSTCDAYAVRGHAAWYGPHVTRLDRSSWFAIAARLLAEQGAQGLRVDMLGQATGVAKGSFYHHFRQLAEFKVEFTDIYTNPERGNPCRS, encoded by the coding sequence ATGATCCTGAGAACCCGAACCCCTTCCCCGGTGGGTGACAGTGACTCAGGCATACAGTTTCCTGCTTCATCCACTTGTGACGCGTACGCCGTGAGAGGTCATGCGGCATGGTACGGTCCGCATGTGACGAGACTTGATCGCTCCTCCTGGTTCGCGATTGCGGCACGACTCCTAGCTGAGCAGGGAGCGCAGGGATTACGCGTTGACATGCTGGGCCAGGCCACTGGGGTAGCGAAAGGATCGTTCTACCACCATTTCCGCCAACTTGCGGAATTCAAAGTCGAGTTTACCGACATCTATACGAACCCGGAGCGGGGAAATCCATGTCGCAGTTGA
- a CDS encoding PrsW family intramembrane metalloprotease — translation MTQVVDRQRWLSGLPPASQRPWWQRMLRSPLFWITLVLIPFFAYNLVDQYQMLHPDRTYPDGTVALGLNNEALRMAAYWAMWTALAYTVLFVWLDRFRAQNPLIWLLSFGWGACTATWASIYINSWAGQMMQTTGANADTGSRPAIFIAPFVEEATKATVLFLLVIFYRNRFISRISIVSLAGLSAVGFAFVENIIYYGRVIVFAMNRIEVGDPEQAVLEMVKLRGIYTSFGHPTFTMMTALGLAVALGSRSKWVRVTGPLAGFLLAAGGHMLFNGVASINQTDNLKNQWYMALGVVISLALFLVFSVVGQTQVLRRRLIDFRQAGWLEDRDVLVYSNPFRRIKLHLAGICRGPKMWWRTAKFMRLITELAYTREQTNRGTVGPGSDHRTHELVHQIEELRPDALTETIGLTIIPRRHTAHGAASYPPSPYPPRS, via the coding sequence ATGACTCAGGTTGTAGATCGGCAACGCTGGCTTTCAGGCCTGCCCCCCGCCTCCCAACGTCCCTGGTGGCAGCGCATGCTGCGCAGCCCTCTGTTCTGGATCACGCTTGTCCTGATCCCATTCTTCGCCTACAACCTGGTCGACCAGTACCAGATGCTGCACCCAGACCGCACCTATCCCGACGGCACGGTGGCGCTCGGTCTCAACAATGAGGCCCTCCGGATGGCAGCCTACTGGGCCATGTGGACAGCCCTGGCGTACACGGTCCTGTTCGTCTGGCTGGACCGCTTTCGTGCCCAGAACCCGCTCATCTGGCTTCTGTCCTTCGGGTGGGGGGCCTGCACTGCCACGTGGGCGAGTATCTATATAAATTCCTGGGCAGGGCAGATGATGCAGACAACCGGCGCCAACGCTGACACCGGGTCGAGGCCTGCGATCTTCATCGCCCCGTTTGTCGAGGAGGCCACCAAAGCCACCGTCTTGTTCCTGTTGGTCATCTTCTACCGGAACCGTTTCATCTCCCGGATCAGCATCGTCTCTCTGGCCGGCCTGTCTGCTGTGGGTTTCGCCTTCGTGGAGAACATCATCTATTACGGTCGCGTGATTGTGTTCGCGATGAACCGCATTGAGGTCGGGGATCCTGAACAGGCGGTGCTTGAAATGGTCAAGCTCCGAGGCATCTACACATCCTTTGGACATCCGACCTTCACGATGATGACGGCCCTTGGGCTGGCCGTGGCGCTCGGGTCCCGCAGCAAGTGGGTGAGGGTGACGGGGCCGTTGGCTGGATTCCTGCTCGCAGCTGGAGGGCACATGCTGTTCAACGGCGTCGCCAGCATCAACCAGACGGATAATCTCAAGAACCAGTGGTACATGGCCCTCGGGGTCGTCATCTCGCTCGCCTTGTTCCTGGTGTTCAGCGTCGTGGGGCAGACTCAGGTGCTGCGGCGCAGGCTCATCGACTTCCGTCAGGCCGGGTGGCTGGAAGATCGTGATGTGCTGGTCTACTCCAATCCATTCCGCCGCATCAAGCTGCATTTGGCTGGGATCTGCCGGGGCCCGAAGATGTGGTGGCGGACAGCGAAGTTCATGCGCCTGATCACCGAGCTGGCCTATACCCGGGAGCAGACCAACCGAGGTACCGTCGGGCCTGGGTCAGATCACCGCACCCATGAGCTGGTGCATCAGATCGAGGAACTACGACCTGATGCGTTGACCGAGACCATAGGGCTTACGATCATTCCTAGGCGTCATACCGCACACGGCGCCGCTTCCTACCCGCCTTCCCCTTACCCTCCCCGTTCATGA
- the uvrC gene encoding excinuclease ABC subunit UvrC, producing the protein MADPASYRPRPGSIPTEPGVYRFFDAFGNVIYVGKAKNLRSRLNSYFADPASLHFRTQTMVRTAAKVEWTVVANELEALQLEYTWIQQFDPRFNVKYRDDKSYPWLAVTWGEEYPRVFVGRGAKRRGTRYFGPFGQAWAIRETVDALLRVFPMRSCTDGVFKRAKASGRPCLLGDIGKCSAPCVGRVGPETHREIADGFCRFMAGEFDQIVGELEREMLQASAELNFERAAVLRDQLAGLAKARERNTVVLSEDTRADVVGFADDGQQVAVQVFHIRGGRITGERGWIADRSDDRDLAELLESFLLQLYAADSPPPPLILSSVPAEPELVALLEEIRGARVKVRVPLRGDKRTLLETVLRNAELTLQQQATKRASDLTTRNAALEEIAEALGLPEPPLRIECFDISHTQGAEVVGSMVVFEDGLARKPDYRRFVIKSFEGSNDVAAMDEVLRRRLGRLLDERGRADDESGPLLIDPTTGAPRRFSYAPALIVVDGGAPQVAAASRVLQELGLAEEIALCGLAKRLEEVWLPDEAYPVILPRASEGLYLLQRVRDEAHRFAITHHRGRRSKSMLSSALDGVSGLGELRRKALISHFGSLKRLRAAGVDEIAAVPGFGPKLAAAVHEAVAGTGGEAINLATGEVTPT; encoded by the coding sequence ATGGCTGACCCGGCCAGCTACCGGCCCAGGCCGGGCAGCATCCCCACAGAACCCGGCGTCTACCGGTTCTTCGACGCCTTCGGAAACGTCATCTACGTCGGCAAGGCGAAGAACCTACGTTCCCGGCTCAACTCCTATTTCGCCGACCCCGCCTCACTGCACTTCCGCACGCAGACCATGGTCCGGACCGCTGCAAAGGTGGAATGGACCGTGGTCGCCAACGAGCTGGAGGCGCTGCAGCTTGAATACACCTGGATCCAGCAGTTCGACCCGCGTTTCAACGTCAAATACCGCGACGACAAGTCGTATCCATGGCTGGCGGTGACCTGGGGTGAGGAATACCCCCGGGTCTTTGTCGGGCGGGGGGCGAAGCGGCGCGGCACCCGCTACTTCGGGCCGTTCGGGCAGGCATGGGCCATCCGGGAGACGGTGGATGCGCTGCTGCGGGTTTTTCCGATGCGTTCCTGCACCGATGGGGTCTTCAAACGAGCCAAGGCATCAGGCCGGCCGTGCCTGCTGGGTGATATCGGAAAGTGCTCCGCGCCCTGCGTCGGCCGGGTTGGCCCTGAGACCCACCGCGAGATCGCAGACGGTTTCTGCCGTTTCATGGCGGGGGAGTTCGATCAGATTGTTGGTGAGCTGGAACGCGAGATGCTCCAGGCCTCGGCGGAGCTGAACTTCGAACGGGCGGCAGTGCTGCGTGACCAGCTCGCTGGGCTTGCCAAGGCCCGGGAACGCAACACCGTGGTGCTCTCCGAGGACACCCGGGCTGATGTGGTGGGTTTCGCCGATGACGGCCAGCAGGTGGCGGTACAGGTCTTCCATATCCGTGGCGGCCGGATCACGGGGGAGCGGGGTTGGATCGCCGACCGCTCTGACGACCGCGACCTGGCCGAGCTCCTGGAGTCCTTCCTGTTGCAGCTCTACGCGGCGGACAGCCCGCCCCCTCCGCTGATCCTCAGCTCTGTGCCGGCCGAGCCAGAGCTGGTCGCGCTGCTGGAGGAGATACGCGGCGCGCGGGTCAAGGTGCGCGTCCCACTGCGTGGTGACAAACGAACCCTCCTGGAGACCGTGCTGCGCAATGCCGAGCTGACCCTTCAGCAGCAGGCCACCAAACGCGCCTCGGACCTGACGACTCGTAATGCGGCGCTGGAGGAGATAGCTGAGGCTCTCGGCCTGCCGGAGCCGCCACTGCGCATTGAATGTTTCGACATCTCCCACACCCAGGGGGCCGAGGTGGTGGGTTCGATGGTGGTCTTCGAGGATGGTCTGGCGCGTAAACCCGACTACCGGCGGTTCGTGATCAAGAGCTTCGAGGGATCCAACGACGTCGCCGCCATGGACGAGGTCCTGCGCCGCCGCCTGGGGCGGCTACTGGATGAGCGCGGCCGGGCAGATGACGAGTCCGGGCCGCTGCTGATCGATCCCACCACCGGTGCTCCTCGTCGGTTCTCCTACGCGCCTGCGCTGATTGTCGTCGACGGCGGCGCACCGCAGGTGGCAGCTGCGTCCAGGGTTCTCCAGGAACTGGGACTGGCTGAGGAGATCGCGCTGTGCGGGCTGGCCAAGCGTCTGGAGGAGGTGTGGCTGCCTGATGAGGCGTATCCCGTCATCTTGCCGCGTGCCTCTGAGGGACTGTATCTGCTGCAGCGGGTCCGTGATGAGGCTCACCGGTTCGCCATCACCCACCACCGTGGCAGGCGCAGCAAATCGATGCTGTCCTCGGCCCTGGATGGGGTTTCCGGTCTCGGTGAGCTGCGCCGCAAGGCGTTGATATCCCACTTCGGGTCGCTGAAGAGGCTGCGCGCTGCCGGCGTCGATGAGATCGCTGCGGTACCTGGGTTCGGGCCGAAACTGGCTGCTGCCGTCCATGAGGCAGTCGCGGGAACTGGTGGTGAGGCCATCAACCTGGCCACCGGTGAGGTCACGCCGACGTGA
- a CDS encoding NAD(P)/FAD-dependent oxidoreductase, with protein sequence MSEVLVIGAGISGLTAAWQLRSAGIEVTVLEASDRPGGRIHSVNMNECTIETGANFITDAYRLIPPLSRSLGIKLQAVRSDSAIIIDGHIRAFRADRPMTTIRTGILPLKTTITQLPGLTRFAMHCRNRGTCDPLDWVDLDSLSAGEWSEKMKLTAFAERGWRPAYNGFYFQDIYASSAAAVAAMAAHGLGQQTLTMPEGLSSLTDALAAGLDLRTGVKATHIDESATSVTVHTSTGTLRADNVIVAVPGPHISGITDPNRFEAAVARTSYSAGLLVALGTDRHLHPDELSGAYGVLAHPDEGPLAAMCVASRAGHAHGAGDVVTCMFADRPAHELAAMSDAEIISFSRNALLTRAPGLENALITDPVRNLVIRVPYAMPRSAPGRLSHIQAYRQHAQGRRVILAGDSMAWPWTDSAAFAGKWAANLIIERRTASARG encoded by the coding sequence ATGTCCGAGGTCCTGGTCATCGGGGCTGGAATCAGTGGGCTCACAGCCGCGTGGCAGCTACGCTCAGCCGGGATAGAAGTCACTGTCCTCGAGGCGTCCGATCGCCCCGGGGGACGCATTCACTCAGTCAACATGAACGAGTGCACCATCGAGACTGGCGCCAACTTCATCACCGACGCCTACAGGCTGATCCCACCACTTTCCCGCAGCCTGGGAATCAAGTTGCAAGCCGTGCGTAGCGACAGCGCAATCATTATCGACGGCCACATCAGGGCATTTCGTGCAGATCGCCCGATGACTACCATCCGCACAGGAATTCTTCCTTTAAAGACGACGATTACCCAGCTTCCAGGACTCACACGGTTCGCGATGCACTGCCGGAATCGAGGAACCTGCGACCCCCTTGACTGGGTCGACCTGGATTCACTGTCCGCCGGCGAATGGTCGGAAAAAATGAAATTGACGGCTTTCGCGGAACGCGGCTGGCGCCCGGCCTACAACGGATTCTATTTCCAGGACATCTACGCCTCATCGGCCGCCGCAGTGGCTGCGATGGCAGCCCATGGACTAGGCCAACAGACCTTGACGATGCCGGAGGGATTATCCAGCCTCACGGATGCTCTCGCCGCCGGCCTCGATCTGCGTACAGGAGTGAAGGCAACCCACATCGATGAGAGCGCAACTTCAGTCACGGTCCATACGAGCACCGGAACGCTCAGGGCCGATAACGTGATCGTGGCTGTCCCCGGCCCACATATCTCAGGCATAACGGACCCCAACAGGTTCGAGGCCGCTGTTGCTCGTACCTCGTATAGCGCAGGACTCCTCGTCGCCCTCGGCACTGACCGGCACCTGCACCCGGACGAACTGAGCGGCGCCTACGGCGTCCTGGCACACCCAGATGAAGGACCTCTCGCCGCCATGTGCGTCGCCAGTCGCGCCGGGCACGCCCATGGCGCCGGGGACGTCGTCACCTGCATGTTCGCGGACCGGCCCGCACATGAGCTGGCTGCCATGTCAGACGCCGAGATCATCAGCTTCTCACGGAACGCCCTACTCACACGGGCTCCCGGGCTGGAAAACGCACTCATCACGGACCCCGTCCGGAATCTCGTCATACGCGTGCCCTATGCCATGCCCAGGAGCGCCCCAGGCCGGCTCTCACACATCCAGGCGTATCGTCAGCATGCCCAGGGCCGGCGGGTCATCCTCGCGGGAGATTCCATGGCCTGGCCGTGGACGGATTCAGCAGCGTTTGCAGGCAAGTGGGCAGCCAACCTCATCATCGAACGCCGAACGGCATCAGCACGAGGTTAA